A window of the Henckelia pumila isolate YLH828 chromosome 3, ASM3356847v2, whole genome shotgun sequence genome harbors these coding sequences:
- the LOC140887822 gene encoding protein DWD HYPERSENSITIVE TO UV-B 1 isoform X4, translated as MTTDIGTLEKRYFDACKRLEIPPNKSVVAALFKVKIKKARHELSSLMVSIDDLKDVDFYPLLDLLTETDSSEIDVVDFVNSPSCVLNGEYVYPLLHAVNKKLRVVDIHDTSFGKDFLLYLSQRGLACQVLNLRSSHFRKLNMVGNFERMCTLNLDFSTSLSSFREDCFSCMPNLRFLSLCETRIGNLWTTSAALAKLPSLVELRFQNCVSYSDMKCFHASLGNENNEDICSSFIDFALHIDLPLPSGEVFPHLQSNIEDEAINDDDDDDYIIQDTGSVNEYSSDNSEVDFSCHRQDLGFMELSPNRPFGWDDLVDMNSEQISFGTQDMQDEHLLYDRLVNFRNMSCILPKKYVSRHASPICYEKHYREYMIASLSNLKVLDNLPIGKVDREKAHGVFTRHFEYLPYNRNYKESVVSVLRNREIGANFPCKHASKKRLSSSYGKSQYLYSRSLSAAKMGSSEWPSLHPLSITGSVFRDERRNFRPRQFEYHPSDSSLMAVGTLDGEVVVINHESDKIVNYIPSLGAMNSVLGICWLKKYPSKLIAGSDNGSLRLYDIQKMAITSGGIYDSRGCVIFDEFDQLTSVNINSTDELFLASGYSKHVALYDISSGRRLQIFADMHREHINVVKFSNHSPSLFATSSFDQDVKMWDLRQRPNQPCYTASSSRGNVMVCFSPDDHYLLVSAVDNEVKQLLAVDGRLHLDFGMASTGSSQNYTRSYYMNGRDYIISGSCDEHVVRVCCAQTGRRLRDVSLEDFNMSILAAYIRPSSNSEIFKVNLLAPSDHEKTHSYAQRPHTINGMGG; from the exons ATGACCACAGATATCGGCACCTTGGAGAAAAG GTACTTTGATGCTTGCAAGAGGCTAGAAATTCCGCCGAATAAGTCAGTCGTGGCAGCGTTATTCAAG GTCAAGATCAAGAAAGCTCGCCATGAGTTATCAAGCCTCATGGTTTCAATAGATGACTTGAAGGATGTTGATTTTTACCCACTCCTTGATCTATTAACAGAAACTGATTCTTCTGAGATTGATGTAGTTGACTTTGTAAATAGTCCTTCATGTGTACTGAATGGTGAATATGTTTATCCATTGCTGCATGCTGTCAACAAAAAGCTTCGAGTTGTCGATATCCATGATACGTCATTTGGAAAGGATTTTTTGCT GTATCTTTCTCAGCGAGGCTTAGCCTGCCAAGTCCTAAACCTAAGATCATCCCATTTCCGAAAACTGAATATGGTTGGAAACTTCGAGCGGATGTGCACCCTTAACCTGGATTTCAGTACTTCACTTTCTAGTTTTCGAGAGGATTGTTTTTCCTGTATGCCAAATTTAAGGTTTCTTTCATTGTGTGAGACAAGAATCGGAAACCTGTGGACAACTAGTGCAGCATTAGCCAAACTCCCTTCCCTAGTTGAACTTCGATTTCAAAACTGTGTGTCCTACAGTGACATGAAGTGCTTTCATGCATCATTAGGAAATGAAAACAATGAAGACATTTGTTCAAGTTTCATAGACTTTGCCCTTCACATTGACTTGCCTCTGCCTAGTGGTGAAGTTTTTCCACATTTACAATCAAATATCGAAGATGAAGCTataaatgatgatgatgatgatgattatataATTCAGGACACAGGGAGCGTGAATGAATATTCTTCAGATAACAGTGAGGTGGATTTTTCATGTCATCGTCAGGACCTTGGTTTCATGGAACTCTCGCCCAATAGACCTTTTGGGTGGGATGATCTGGTAGATATGAACAGTGAG CAGATCTCCTTTGGCACACAGGACATGCAGGATGAACATCTGTTATATGATAGATTGGTCAACTTTAGAAATATGTCATGTATTTTGCCGAAGAAATACGTTTCTCGTCATGCATCTCCAATATGCTATGAGAAACATTATAGAGAATACATGATAGCTTCATTATCAAACCTGAAAGTTCTTGATAATTTGCCGATTGGAAAGGTGGACAGGGAAAAAGCCCATGGCGTCTTCACACGTCACTTCGAATACCTACCGTATAACCGGAATTATAAAGAAAGTGTTGTTAGTGTGTTAAGAAATCGTGAGATTGGAGCAAATTTCCCTTGTAAGCACGCCTCGAAAAAAAGGTTGTCCTCATCATATGGAAAGTCTCAGTATTTATATTCCAGGTCTTTATCGGCGGCCAAAATGGGATCTTCGGAATGGCCTAGCTTACATCCACTCTCCATTACAGGCAGTGTATTCAGAGATGAAAGGAGAAACTTTCGTCCTAGGCAATTTGAGTACCATCCATCAGACTCAAGCCTTATGGCTGTTGGAACCCTGGATGGTGAAGTTGTTGTTATAAACCATGAAAGTGATAAGATTGTCAATTACATTCCATCACTTGGAGCTATGAATAGTGTCTTGGGAATATGTTGGCTAAAAAAGTATCCTTCTAAG CTAATTGCTGGTTCTGACAACGGTTCGCTTAGATTGTACGACATACAAAAGATGGCCATCACAAGTGGAGGCATTTATGACAGTCGTGGTTGTGTGATATTTGATGAGTTTGACCAGTTGACATCTGTTAATATCAACTCAACAGATGAACTGTTTCTTGCAAGTGGATATTCAAAACATGTTGCTTTATATGATATTAGCAGTGGAAGGCGTTTACAGATTTTTGCTGATATGCATCGAGAGCATATAAATGTTGTCAAGTTTTCAAATCATTCCCCATCTCTTTTTGCGACTTCGTCTTTTGATCAGGATGTTAAGATGTGGGATTTGAGACAAAGACCAAATCAACCTTGTTACACTGCTTCAAGCTCTCGGGGGAATGTAATGGTCTGCTTCTCTCCAGATGATCATTACCTCCTAGTTTCGGCTGTTGACAATGAG GTAAAGCAGCTGCTAGCTGTTGATGGGAGGCTTCATCTGGATTTTGGTATGGCTTCTACAGGAAGTTCTCAAAACTACACTCGTTCTTACTACATGAATGGAAGAGATTATATAATAAGTGGAAGTTGCGACGAACATGTAGTTCGTGTTTGTTGTGCTCAGACAGGGAGACGGCTCAGGGATGTATCACTGGAG GATTTTAACATGAGCATTTTGGCTGCTTATATACGTCCAAGCTCAAATTCAGAAATCTTCAAG GTTAATCTTCTAGCACCCAGTGACCATGAGAAAACGCACTCTTACGCGCAGCGACCTCACACAATTAATGGGATGGGTGGTTGA
- the LOC140887822 gene encoding protein DWD HYPERSENSITIVE TO UV-B 1 isoform X1 — translation MTTDIGTLEKRYFDACKRLEIPPNKSVVAALFKVKIKKARHELSSLMVSIDDLKDVDFYPLLDLLTETDSSEIDVVDFVNSPSCVLNGEYVYPLLHAVNKKLRVVDIHDTSFGKDFLLYLSQRGLACQVLNLRSSHFRKLNMVGNFERMCTLNLDFSTSLSSFREDCFSCMPNLRFLSLCETRIGNLWTTSAALAKLPSLVELRFQNCVSYSDMKCFHASLGNENNEDICSSFIDFALHIDLPLPSGEVFPHLQSNIEDEAINDDDDDDYIIQDTGSVNEYSSDNSEVDFSCHRQDLGFMELSPNRPFGWDDLVDMNSEQISFGTQDMQDEHLLYDRLVNFRNMSCILPKKYVSRHASPICYEKHYREYMIASLSNLKVLDNLPIGKVDREKAHGVFTRHFEYLPYNRNYKESVVSVLRNREIGANFPCKHASKKRLSSSYGKSQYLYSRSLSAAKMGSSEWPSLHPLSITGSVFRDERRNFRPRQFEYHPSDSSLMAVGTLDGEVVVINHESDKIVNYIPSLGAMNSVLGICWLKKYPSKLIAGSDNGSLRLYDIQKMAITSGGIYDSRGCVIFDEFDQLTSVNINSTDELFLASGYSKHVALYDISSGRRLQIFADMHREHINVVKFSNHSPSLFATSSFDQDVKMWDLRQRPNQPCYTASSSRGNVMVCFSPDDHYLLVSAVDNEVKQLLAVDGRLHLDFGMASTGSSQNYTRSYYMNGRDYIISGSCDEHVVRVCCAQTGRRLRDVSLEGKGAGTSMFVQSLRGDPFRDFNMSILAAYIRPSSNSEIFKVNLLAPSDHEKTHSYAQRPHTINGMGG, via the exons ATGACCACAGATATCGGCACCTTGGAGAAAAG GTACTTTGATGCTTGCAAGAGGCTAGAAATTCCGCCGAATAAGTCAGTCGTGGCAGCGTTATTCAAG GTCAAGATCAAGAAAGCTCGCCATGAGTTATCAAGCCTCATGGTTTCAATAGATGACTTGAAGGATGTTGATTTTTACCCACTCCTTGATCTATTAACAGAAACTGATTCTTCTGAGATTGATGTAGTTGACTTTGTAAATAGTCCTTCATGTGTACTGAATGGTGAATATGTTTATCCATTGCTGCATGCTGTCAACAAAAAGCTTCGAGTTGTCGATATCCATGATACGTCATTTGGAAAGGATTTTTTGCT GTATCTTTCTCAGCGAGGCTTAGCCTGCCAAGTCCTAAACCTAAGATCATCCCATTTCCGAAAACTGAATATGGTTGGAAACTTCGAGCGGATGTGCACCCTTAACCTGGATTTCAGTACTTCACTTTCTAGTTTTCGAGAGGATTGTTTTTCCTGTATGCCAAATTTAAGGTTTCTTTCATTGTGTGAGACAAGAATCGGAAACCTGTGGACAACTAGTGCAGCATTAGCCAAACTCCCTTCCCTAGTTGAACTTCGATTTCAAAACTGTGTGTCCTACAGTGACATGAAGTGCTTTCATGCATCATTAGGAAATGAAAACAATGAAGACATTTGTTCAAGTTTCATAGACTTTGCCCTTCACATTGACTTGCCTCTGCCTAGTGGTGAAGTTTTTCCACATTTACAATCAAATATCGAAGATGAAGCTataaatgatgatgatgatgatgattatataATTCAGGACACAGGGAGCGTGAATGAATATTCTTCAGATAACAGTGAGGTGGATTTTTCATGTCATCGTCAGGACCTTGGTTTCATGGAACTCTCGCCCAATAGACCTTTTGGGTGGGATGATCTGGTAGATATGAACAGTGAG CAGATCTCCTTTGGCACACAGGACATGCAGGATGAACATCTGTTATATGATAGATTGGTCAACTTTAGAAATATGTCATGTATTTTGCCGAAGAAATACGTTTCTCGTCATGCATCTCCAATATGCTATGAGAAACATTATAGAGAATACATGATAGCTTCATTATCAAACCTGAAAGTTCTTGATAATTTGCCGATTGGAAAGGTGGACAGGGAAAAAGCCCATGGCGTCTTCACACGTCACTTCGAATACCTACCGTATAACCGGAATTATAAAGAAAGTGTTGTTAGTGTGTTAAGAAATCGTGAGATTGGAGCAAATTTCCCTTGTAAGCACGCCTCGAAAAAAAGGTTGTCCTCATCATATGGAAAGTCTCAGTATTTATATTCCAGGTCTTTATCGGCGGCCAAAATGGGATCTTCGGAATGGCCTAGCTTACATCCACTCTCCATTACAGGCAGTGTATTCAGAGATGAAAGGAGAAACTTTCGTCCTAGGCAATTTGAGTACCATCCATCAGACTCAAGCCTTATGGCTGTTGGAACCCTGGATGGTGAAGTTGTTGTTATAAACCATGAAAGTGATAAGATTGTCAATTACATTCCATCACTTGGAGCTATGAATAGTGTCTTGGGAATATGTTGGCTAAAAAAGTATCCTTCTAAG CTAATTGCTGGTTCTGACAACGGTTCGCTTAGATTGTACGACATACAAAAGATGGCCATCACAAGTGGAGGCATTTATGACAGTCGTGGTTGTGTGATATTTGATGAGTTTGACCAGTTGACATCTGTTAATATCAACTCAACAGATGAACTGTTTCTTGCAAGTGGATATTCAAAACATGTTGCTTTATATGATATTAGCAGTGGAAGGCGTTTACAGATTTTTGCTGATATGCATCGAGAGCATATAAATGTTGTCAAGTTTTCAAATCATTCCCCATCTCTTTTTGCGACTTCGTCTTTTGATCAGGATGTTAAGATGTGGGATTTGAGACAAAGACCAAATCAACCTTGTTACACTGCTTCAAGCTCTCGGGGGAATGTAATGGTCTGCTTCTCTCCAGATGATCATTACCTCCTAGTTTCGGCTGTTGACAATGAG GTAAAGCAGCTGCTAGCTGTTGATGGGAGGCTTCATCTGGATTTTGGTATGGCTTCTACAGGAAGTTCTCAAAACTACACTCGTTCTTACTACATGAATGGAAGAGATTATATAATAAGTGGAAGTTGCGACGAACATGTAGTTCGTGTTTGTTGTGCTCAGACAGGGAGACGGCTCAGGGATGTATCACTGGAG GGTAAAGGGGCAGGGACATCGATGTTTGTGCAATCTTTGAGAGGCGATCCTTTTAGG GATTTTAACATGAGCATTTTGGCTGCTTATATACGTCCAAGCTCAAATTCAGAAATCTTCAAG GTTAATCTTCTAGCACCCAGTGACCATGAGAAAACGCACTCTTACGCGCAGCGACCTCACACAATTAATGGGATGGGTGGTTGA
- the LOC140887822 gene encoding protein DWD HYPERSENSITIVE TO UV-B 1 isoform X3, whose translation MTTDIGTLEKRYFDACKRLEIPPNKSVVAALFKVKIKKARHELSSLMVSIDDLKDVDFYPLLDLLTETDSSEIDVVDFVNSPSCVLNGEYVYPLLHAVNKKLRVVDIHDTSFGKDFLLYLSQRGLACQVLNLRSSHFRKLNMVGNFERMCTLNLDFSTSLSSFREDCFSCMPNLRFLSLCETRIGNLWTTSAALAKLPSLVELRFQNCVSYSDMKCFHASLGNENNEDICSSFIDFALHIDLPLPSGEVFPHLQSNIEDEAINDDDDDDYIIQDTGSVNEYSSDNSEVDFSCHRQDLGFMELSPNRPFGWDDLISFGTQDMQDEHLLYDRLVNFRNMSCILPKKYVSRHASPICYEKHYREYMIASLSNLKVLDNLPIGKVDREKAHGVFTRHFEYLPYNRNYKESVVSVLRNREIGANFPCKHASKKRLSSSYGKSQYLYSRSLSAAKMGSSEWPSLHPLSITGSVFRDERRNFRPRQFEYHPSDSSLMAVGTLDGEVVVINHESDKIVNYIPSLGAMNSVLGICWLKKYPSKLIAGSDNGSLRLYDIQKMAITSGGIYDSRGCVIFDEFDQLTSVNINSTDELFLASGYSKHVALYDISSGRRLQIFADMHREHINVVKFSNHSPSLFATSSFDQDVKMWDLRQRPNQPCYTASSSRGNVMVCFSPDDHYLLVSAVDNEVKQLLAVDGRLHLDFGMASTGSSQNYTRSYYMNGRDYIISGSCDEHVVRVCCAQTGRRLRDVSLEGKGAGTSMFVQSLRGDPFRDFNMSILAAYIRPSSNSEIFKVNLLAPSDHEKTHSYAQRPHTINGMGG comes from the exons ATGACCACAGATATCGGCACCTTGGAGAAAAG GTACTTTGATGCTTGCAAGAGGCTAGAAATTCCGCCGAATAAGTCAGTCGTGGCAGCGTTATTCAAG GTCAAGATCAAGAAAGCTCGCCATGAGTTATCAAGCCTCATGGTTTCAATAGATGACTTGAAGGATGTTGATTTTTACCCACTCCTTGATCTATTAACAGAAACTGATTCTTCTGAGATTGATGTAGTTGACTTTGTAAATAGTCCTTCATGTGTACTGAATGGTGAATATGTTTATCCATTGCTGCATGCTGTCAACAAAAAGCTTCGAGTTGTCGATATCCATGATACGTCATTTGGAAAGGATTTTTTGCT GTATCTTTCTCAGCGAGGCTTAGCCTGCCAAGTCCTAAACCTAAGATCATCCCATTTCCGAAAACTGAATATGGTTGGAAACTTCGAGCGGATGTGCACCCTTAACCTGGATTTCAGTACTTCACTTTCTAGTTTTCGAGAGGATTGTTTTTCCTGTATGCCAAATTTAAGGTTTCTTTCATTGTGTGAGACAAGAATCGGAAACCTGTGGACAACTAGTGCAGCATTAGCCAAACTCCCTTCCCTAGTTGAACTTCGATTTCAAAACTGTGTGTCCTACAGTGACATGAAGTGCTTTCATGCATCATTAGGAAATGAAAACAATGAAGACATTTGTTCAAGTTTCATAGACTTTGCCCTTCACATTGACTTGCCTCTGCCTAGTGGTGAAGTTTTTCCACATTTACAATCAAATATCGAAGATGAAGCTataaatgatgatgatgatgatgattatataATTCAGGACACAGGGAGCGTGAATGAATATTCTTCAGATAACAGTGAGGTGGATTTTTCATGTCATCGTCAGGACCTTGGTTTCATGGAACTCTCGCCCAATAGACCTTTTGGGTGGGATGATCTG ATCTCCTTTGGCACACAGGACATGCAGGATGAACATCTGTTATATGATAGATTGGTCAACTTTAGAAATATGTCATGTATTTTGCCGAAGAAATACGTTTCTCGTCATGCATCTCCAATATGCTATGAGAAACATTATAGAGAATACATGATAGCTTCATTATCAAACCTGAAAGTTCTTGATAATTTGCCGATTGGAAAGGTGGACAGGGAAAAAGCCCATGGCGTCTTCACACGTCACTTCGAATACCTACCGTATAACCGGAATTATAAAGAAAGTGTTGTTAGTGTGTTAAGAAATCGTGAGATTGGAGCAAATTTCCCTTGTAAGCACGCCTCGAAAAAAAGGTTGTCCTCATCATATGGAAAGTCTCAGTATTTATATTCCAGGTCTTTATCGGCGGCCAAAATGGGATCTTCGGAATGGCCTAGCTTACATCCACTCTCCATTACAGGCAGTGTATTCAGAGATGAAAGGAGAAACTTTCGTCCTAGGCAATTTGAGTACCATCCATCAGACTCAAGCCTTATGGCTGTTGGAACCCTGGATGGTGAAGTTGTTGTTATAAACCATGAAAGTGATAAGATTGTCAATTACATTCCATCACTTGGAGCTATGAATAGTGTCTTGGGAATATGTTGGCTAAAAAAGTATCCTTCTAAG CTAATTGCTGGTTCTGACAACGGTTCGCTTAGATTGTACGACATACAAAAGATGGCCATCACAAGTGGAGGCATTTATGACAGTCGTGGTTGTGTGATATTTGATGAGTTTGACCAGTTGACATCTGTTAATATCAACTCAACAGATGAACTGTTTCTTGCAAGTGGATATTCAAAACATGTTGCTTTATATGATATTAGCAGTGGAAGGCGTTTACAGATTTTTGCTGATATGCATCGAGAGCATATAAATGTTGTCAAGTTTTCAAATCATTCCCCATCTCTTTTTGCGACTTCGTCTTTTGATCAGGATGTTAAGATGTGGGATTTGAGACAAAGACCAAATCAACCTTGTTACACTGCTTCAAGCTCTCGGGGGAATGTAATGGTCTGCTTCTCTCCAGATGATCATTACCTCCTAGTTTCGGCTGTTGACAATGAG GTAAAGCAGCTGCTAGCTGTTGATGGGAGGCTTCATCTGGATTTTGGTATGGCTTCTACAGGAAGTTCTCAAAACTACACTCGTTCTTACTACATGAATGGAAGAGATTATATAATAAGTGGAAGTTGCGACGAACATGTAGTTCGTGTTTGTTGTGCTCAGACAGGGAGACGGCTCAGGGATGTATCACTGGAG GGTAAAGGGGCAGGGACATCGATGTTTGTGCAATCTTTGAGAGGCGATCCTTTTAGG GATTTTAACATGAGCATTTTGGCTGCTTATATACGTCCAAGCTCAAATTCAGAAATCTTCAAG GTTAATCTTCTAGCACCCAGTGACCATGAGAAAACGCACTCTTACGCGCAGCGACCTCACACAATTAATGGGATGGGTGGTTGA
- the LOC140887822 gene encoding protein DWD HYPERSENSITIVE TO UV-B 1 isoform X2, with protein MTTDIGTLEKRYFDACKRLEIPPNKSVVAALFKVKIKKARHELSSLMVSIDDLKDVDFYPLLDLLTETDSSEIDVVDFVNSPSCVLNGEYVYPLLHAVNKKLRVVDIHDTSFGKDFLLYLSQRGLACQVLNLRSSHFRKLNMVGNFERMCTLNLDFSTSLSSFREDCFSCMPNLRFLSLCETRIGNLWTTSAALAKLPSLVELRFQNCVSYSDMKCFHASLGNENNEDICSSFIDFALHIDLPLPSGEVFPHLQSNIEDEAINDDDDDDYIIQDTGSVNEYSSDNSEVDFSCHRQDLGFMELSPNRPFGWDDLVDMNSEISFGTQDMQDEHLLYDRLVNFRNMSCILPKKYVSRHASPICYEKHYREYMIASLSNLKVLDNLPIGKVDREKAHGVFTRHFEYLPYNRNYKESVVSVLRNREIGANFPCKHASKKRLSSSYGKSQYLYSRSLSAAKMGSSEWPSLHPLSITGSVFRDERRNFRPRQFEYHPSDSSLMAVGTLDGEVVVINHESDKIVNYIPSLGAMNSVLGICWLKKYPSKLIAGSDNGSLRLYDIQKMAITSGGIYDSRGCVIFDEFDQLTSVNINSTDELFLASGYSKHVALYDISSGRRLQIFADMHREHINVVKFSNHSPSLFATSSFDQDVKMWDLRQRPNQPCYTASSSRGNVMVCFSPDDHYLLVSAVDNEVKQLLAVDGRLHLDFGMASTGSSQNYTRSYYMNGRDYIISGSCDEHVVRVCCAQTGRRLRDVSLEGKGAGTSMFVQSLRGDPFRDFNMSILAAYIRPSSNSEIFKVNLLAPSDHEKTHSYAQRPHTINGMGG; from the exons ATGACCACAGATATCGGCACCTTGGAGAAAAG GTACTTTGATGCTTGCAAGAGGCTAGAAATTCCGCCGAATAAGTCAGTCGTGGCAGCGTTATTCAAG GTCAAGATCAAGAAAGCTCGCCATGAGTTATCAAGCCTCATGGTTTCAATAGATGACTTGAAGGATGTTGATTTTTACCCACTCCTTGATCTATTAACAGAAACTGATTCTTCTGAGATTGATGTAGTTGACTTTGTAAATAGTCCTTCATGTGTACTGAATGGTGAATATGTTTATCCATTGCTGCATGCTGTCAACAAAAAGCTTCGAGTTGTCGATATCCATGATACGTCATTTGGAAAGGATTTTTTGCT GTATCTTTCTCAGCGAGGCTTAGCCTGCCAAGTCCTAAACCTAAGATCATCCCATTTCCGAAAACTGAATATGGTTGGAAACTTCGAGCGGATGTGCACCCTTAACCTGGATTTCAGTACTTCACTTTCTAGTTTTCGAGAGGATTGTTTTTCCTGTATGCCAAATTTAAGGTTTCTTTCATTGTGTGAGACAAGAATCGGAAACCTGTGGACAACTAGTGCAGCATTAGCCAAACTCCCTTCCCTAGTTGAACTTCGATTTCAAAACTGTGTGTCCTACAGTGACATGAAGTGCTTTCATGCATCATTAGGAAATGAAAACAATGAAGACATTTGTTCAAGTTTCATAGACTTTGCCCTTCACATTGACTTGCCTCTGCCTAGTGGTGAAGTTTTTCCACATTTACAATCAAATATCGAAGATGAAGCTataaatgatgatgatgatgatgattatataATTCAGGACACAGGGAGCGTGAATGAATATTCTTCAGATAACAGTGAGGTGGATTTTTCATGTCATCGTCAGGACCTTGGTTTCATGGAACTCTCGCCCAATAGACCTTTTGGGTGGGATGATCTGGTAGATATGAACAGTGAG ATCTCCTTTGGCACACAGGACATGCAGGATGAACATCTGTTATATGATAGATTGGTCAACTTTAGAAATATGTCATGTATTTTGCCGAAGAAATACGTTTCTCGTCATGCATCTCCAATATGCTATGAGAAACATTATAGAGAATACATGATAGCTTCATTATCAAACCTGAAAGTTCTTGATAATTTGCCGATTGGAAAGGTGGACAGGGAAAAAGCCCATGGCGTCTTCACACGTCACTTCGAATACCTACCGTATAACCGGAATTATAAAGAAAGTGTTGTTAGTGTGTTAAGAAATCGTGAGATTGGAGCAAATTTCCCTTGTAAGCACGCCTCGAAAAAAAGGTTGTCCTCATCATATGGAAAGTCTCAGTATTTATATTCCAGGTCTTTATCGGCGGCCAAAATGGGATCTTCGGAATGGCCTAGCTTACATCCACTCTCCATTACAGGCAGTGTATTCAGAGATGAAAGGAGAAACTTTCGTCCTAGGCAATTTGAGTACCATCCATCAGACTCAAGCCTTATGGCTGTTGGAACCCTGGATGGTGAAGTTGTTGTTATAAACCATGAAAGTGATAAGATTGTCAATTACATTCCATCACTTGGAGCTATGAATAGTGTCTTGGGAATATGTTGGCTAAAAAAGTATCCTTCTAAG CTAATTGCTGGTTCTGACAACGGTTCGCTTAGATTGTACGACATACAAAAGATGGCCATCACAAGTGGAGGCATTTATGACAGTCGTGGTTGTGTGATATTTGATGAGTTTGACCAGTTGACATCTGTTAATATCAACTCAACAGATGAACTGTTTCTTGCAAGTGGATATTCAAAACATGTTGCTTTATATGATATTAGCAGTGGAAGGCGTTTACAGATTTTTGCTGATATGCATCGAGAGCATATAAATGTTGTCAAGTTTTCAAATCATTCCCCATCTCTTTTTGCGACTTCGTCTTTTGATCAGGATGTTAAGATGTGGGATTTGAGACAAAGACCAAATCAACCTTGTTACACTGCTTCAAGCTCTCGGGGGAATGTAATGGTCTGCTTCTCTCCAGATGATCATTACCTCCTAGTTTCGGCTGTTGACAATGAG GTAAAGCAGCTGCTAGCTGTTGATGGGAGGCTTCATCTGGATTTTGGTATGGCTTCTACAGGAAGTTCTCAAAACTACACTCGTTCTTACTACATGAATGGAAGAGATTATATAATAAGTGGAAGTTGCGACGAACATGTAGTTCGTGTTTGTTGTGCTCAGACAGGGAGACGGCTCAGGGATGTATCACTGGAG GGTAAAGGGGCAGGGACATCGATGTTTGTGCAATCTTTGAGAGGCGATCCTTTTAGG GATTTTAACATGAGCATTTTGGCTGCTTATATACGTCCAAGCTCAAATTCAGAAATCTTCAAG GTTAATCTTCTAGCACCCAGTGACCATGAGAAAACGCACTCTTACGCGCAGCGACCTCACACAATTAATGGGATGGGTGGTTGA